From the genome of Ectobacillus sp. JY-23, one region includes:
- a CDS encoding murein hydrolase activator EnvC, translated as MTAGALLASPVLVHAETDQNKLNRIQSELQGNQQELQNKQQEKGQIEQDIQDLQQKLDELNTAITTNQKELSDTQEAIRKTEEEITKKKEHIAYLQVQIEKRQEVIKQRLQTVQEQPRTNLITEVLINAKNLAELLENLYSINLILNSDNDIVKEQVRDQKAVEKETLAVEAKERDLKDYEAKLTAKEQELDINKQQEQRILGELSAKLAQTNSEIESAEEVVSLLEAQRQAVQANIAAAERAKQEAIRQQEAAKNNNGTVSAPSPSKPVAPPASNTGGFIKPAAGAFTSGFGPRVVNGKPGFHYGVDIAQGGHVPIVAAAGGVVIKAHYSSSYGNVIYMTHNISGKQYTTVYAHLASMNVSAGQIVSQGQQIGVMGNTGQSYGQHLHFELHVGAWNAAKSNAVNPVPYLR; from the coding sequence ATGACAGCTGGCGCCCTCCTCGCTTCCCCGGTGCTTGTACATGCAGAAACGGATCAAAACAAATTGAATCGTATTCAGTCTGAACTGCAAGGGAATCAACAGGAGCTGCAAAACAAACAGCAAGAAAAAGGACAAATTGAGCAAGACATACAAGATTTACAGCAAAAGTTAGATGAGTTAAACACTGCGATTACCACAAATCAAAAAGAATTGAGCGATACACAAGAAGCAATTCGCAAAACAGAAGAAGAAATTACCAAGAAGAAAGAACATATTGCCTATCTGCAAGTACAAATTGAAAAAAGACAGGAAGTTATTAAACAACGCTTACAAACGGTACAGGAACAACCAAGAACCAACTTAATTACTGAAGTTCTTATCAATGCAAAAAACTTGGCAGAGCTTTTAGAAAACTTGTATTCTATTAACCTTATCTTAAATTCTGATAATGACATAGTAAAAGAGCAAGTCCGTGATCAAAAAGCCGTTGAAAAAGAAACACTTGCTGTTGAAGCAAAAGAACGTGATTTGAAAGATTATGAAGCAAAACTCACCGCTAAAGAACAAGAGCTGGATATAAACAAGCAACAAGAGCAGCGAATTTTAGGCGAGTTGAGTGCAAAATTAGCACAAACAAATTCTGAGATTGAAAGTGCAGAAGAAGTTGTATCTCTATTGGAGGCACAAAGACAAGCTGTACAAGCAAATATCGCAGCTGCTGAGCGTGCTAAGCAAGAAGCAATTAGACAACAAGAAGCTGCCAAAAATAATAATGGAACTGTAAGTGCACCATCACCTTCCAAACCAGTAGCTCCCCCAGCGAGCAACACAGGGGGCTTCATTAAACCGGCAGCAGGCGCATTTACATCTGGATTCGGTCCTCGTGTTGTTAACGGAAAACCTGGATTCCATTATGGTGTTGATATTGCGCAGGGTGGTCATGTTCCTATTGTTGCAGCAGCAGGAGGTGTTGTTATTAAAGCACACTACTCCAGCAGTTACGGTAATGTTATTTATATGACACATAACATTAGTGGCAAGCAATATACAACTGTTTATGCCCATCTTGCTTCCATGAATGTATCCGCAGGACAAATAGTTTCCCAAGGTCAGCAAATTGGAGTGATGGGAAACACTGGACAATCCTATGGTCAACACTTGCATTTTGAACTACATGTAGGTGCATGGAATGCAGCAAAAAGCAATGCTGTAAATCCAGTCCCATACTTACGATAA
- a CDS encoding flagellar basal body rod protein, with protein MKKFLTILAAGILVLIAFASLGHLIGFGIGAALCYWSCKSMLRAKTVLSKLGWGILGLVGLSILFGNFPAIIGMGAIALLYYGYKSRNKKEEHSFQSFDEEWEHIMKTY; from the coding sequence GTGAAAAAGTTTCTAACGATATTAGCAGCAGGTATATTGGTTTTAATTGCATTTGCTAGCCTAGGGCATCTTATTGGCTTTGGAATCGGTGCTGCACTATGTTATTGGAGCTGTAAATCCATGCTTAGAGCAAAAACAGTGCTTAGTAAGCTTGGTTGGGGCATTCTTGGGTTGGTAGGCTTATCAATCTTGTTTGGGAATTTTCCAGCCATCATAGGTATGGGGGCAATAGCACTTTTGTATTACGGTTATAAAAGTAGAAATAAAAAGGAAGAGCATTCGTTTCAAAGTTTTGATGAAGAATGGGAACACATTATGAAAACATATTAA
- the gltP gene encoding glutamate/aspartate:proton symporter GltP gives MKKLGLAWQILIGLAVGIAVGAIFYGNDAVATYLQPIGTIFIRLIKMIVIPIVVASIVVGVAGVGDVKKLGKLGGKTILYFEIITTVAIVLGLLIANVFQPGAGVDTKNLQETDISSYLGTTEEVKSHSMADTFVNIVPTNIIDALAKGDMLAIIFFSVLFGLGIAAIGEKGKPVLRFFEGVSEAMFYVTNQVMKFAPFGVFALIGVTVSKFGVSSLIPLGKLVLVVYGSMIFFVIVVLGVVAKMVGVNIFNFLKILKDELILAYSTASSETVLPKIMEKMERFGCPKAVTSFVIPTGYSFNLDGSTLYQAIAAIFLAQMYGIDLSLSEQITLLLVLMVTSKGIAGVPGVSFVVLLATLGTVGIPAEGLAFIAGIDRILDMARTAVNVVGNSLAAVVMSKWEGQYDAKQGEQYLNEVKAS, from the coding sequence ATGAAAAAGTTAGGATTAGCTTGGCAAATCTTAATTGGTCTCGCAGTTGGTATTGCTGTGGGTGCCATTTTTTATGGTAACGATGCAGTTGCTACGTACCTACAACCAATCGGAACTATTTTTATCCGACTTATTAAAATGATTGTTATTCCAATCGTTGTGGCAAGTATTGTGGTTGGCGTCGCAGGGGTAGGCGATGTTAAAAAGCTTGGTAAATTAGGTGGAAAGACAATTTTATACTTTGAGATTATTACGACTGTAGCTATTGTGTTAGGTCTTTTAATCGCAAACGTATTCCAGCCTGGTGCCGGTGTAGATACAAAAAATCTGCAAGAAACAGATATTTCTTCTTATCTTGGTACAACAGAAGAAGTGAAAAGTCATTCTATGGCGGATACATTTGTCAATATTGTCCCTACAAATATCATTGATGCTTTAGCAAAAGGTGATATGCTTGCCATCATTTTCTTCTCTGTATTGTTCGGATTAGGAATTGCAGCAATTGGAGAGAAGGGTAAGCCGGTTCTTCGCTTTTTTGAAGGTGTATCGGAAGCAATGTTTTACGTAACGAACCAAGTAATGAAATTTGCGCCGTTTGGTGTATTCGCACTGATTGGTGTGACAGTTTCTAAGTTTGGTGTAAGCTCTCTTATTCCACTAGGTAAGCTTGTGCTTGTTGTATACGGCTCTATGATTTTCTTTGTTATTGTTGTTCTTGGTGTTGTAGCAAAAATGGTAGGAGTTAATATTTTTAATTTCTTGAAAATATTAAAAGATGAACTGATTTTGGCTTACTCTACAGCAAGTTCTGAGACAGTGTTACCGAAGATTATGGAAAAGATGGAGCGCTTTGGTTGCCCAAAAGCGGTTACTTCCTTTGTAATTCCAACGGGATACTCATTTAATCTTGACGGTTCTACACTGTACCAAGCCATTGCGGCTATTTTCTTGGCGCAAATGTATGGTATTGACTTGTCGCTTTCTGAACAAATTACCCTTCTTCTTGTGTTGATGGTAACGTCTAAAGGTATTGCTGGTGTTCCGGGTGTATCGTTTGTCGTTTTATTAGCAACATTAGGAACAGTGGGCATTCCAGCAGAAGGTCTTGCATTTATTGCGGGAATTGATCGTATCCTTGATATGGCACGTACTGCAGTTAACGTAGTAGGAAACTCCTTGGCAGCAGTTGTAATGTCTAAATGGGAAGGACAATATGACGCTAAGCAAGGTGAGCAATATTTAAATGAAGTAAAAGCTTCCTAG
- the liaF gene encoding cell wall-active antibiotics response protein LiaF, producing the protein MKRTFYKTQIMGALLIIFALGMLLDIIFHRFEPVALVFSVALILLGQYFRKKEKKVRGNVLFLVGVFTLIVNVFSSAAFQLVFVTLLIYGGYELLMSNQRRVVTPKLVESTQGKRIVQVQPFFKNMLVGNYHMMGSVYELHDINIRYGLGDVKIDLTTAMIPEGETVLVIHGLVGNIRLYVPYDIEISLNHSVLLGNISMLEYKEKGFNKNICLVTEAYQAAPRRIKIISTLLIGDTEVRYA; encoded by the coding sequence ATGAAACGAACATTTTACAAAACACAAATCATGGGGGCTCTGCTTATCATATTTGCGCTGGGCATGTTGTTGGATATTATTTTTCATCGCTTCGAGCCTGTAGCACTTGTATTTTCTGTGGCACTTATTTTACTTGGACAATATTTCAGAAAAAAGGAAAAAAAGGTGCGAGGAAATGTGCTTTTTCTAGTGGGTGTGTTTACCTTGATTGTAAATGTATTTTCTTCTGCGGCATTTCAACTTGTATTTGTCACGCTTTTAATTTATGGAGGCTATGAATTGCTTATGAGTAATCAAAGGCGGGTTGTAACTCCCAAGCTAGTAGAAAGCACTCAAGGTAAGCGCATCGTACAAGTACAGCCCTTTTTTAAAAATATGCTAGTCGGAAATTACCATATGATGGGTAGCGTGTATGAATTGCATGATATTAATATTCGCTATGGACTTGGTGATGTGAAAATTGATCTAACAACAGCCATGATTCCTGAAGGAGAAACGGTTCTCGTAATACACGGCTTAGTAGGAAACATTCGGCTATATGTTCCTTATGATATTGAGATATCTTTAAATCACTCAGTTCTTCTTGGAAATATTTCTATGCTTGAGTACAAAGAAAAAGGATTTAACAAAAATATATGTCTCGTTACAGAAGCGTATCAGGCAGCGCCAAGGCGTATTAAAATCATTTCTACATTACTGATTGGTGATACGGAGGTGAGATATGCGTGA
- a CDS encoding PspA/IM30 family protein: MKKTLLQRVRDVVLADLHSALETQEKKNPIALLNQYLRDGVKEVETIEKLVDRHRMLQKNFMHELEQARYMVAKRAKQAGIANQAGEVTLAERAEQESAYYQDQVVRLEKMHATTGEQVEDLQLRLEEMKNKLKEMHAKRMELMARENVANVQRRINDTLYKISGQSSFLRFEEIEEQIRQVEKQVVSGEEQDGFDYKIAQLEKRLQQSV, from the coding sequence ATGAAAAAAACATTATTGCAGAGAGTGAGAGACGTTGTGTTAGCAGATTTACACAGTGCACTGGAAACGCAGGAAAAGAAAAATCCCATTGCATTGTTGAACCAATACTTACGAGATGGCGTGAAAGAGGTAGAAACAATTGAAAAACTAGTAGATCGTCATCGTATGCTGCAAAAGAATTTCATGCATGAGCTGGAACAAGCTCGCTATATGGTAGCGAAGCGTGCTAAACAAGCAGGTATAGCTAACCAGGCGGGAGAAGTAACGCTTGCAGAGCGTGCAGAACAGGAAAGCGCTTATTACCAAGATCAGGTGGTTCGTCTGGAGAAAATGCATGCAACAACAGGGGAACAGGTGGAGGATTTGCAACTCCGCCTGGAAGAAATGAAAAATAAACTAAAAGAGATGCATGCAAAACGCATGGAGCTTATGGCGCGCGAGAATGTTGCAAATGTACAGCGCCGCATCAATGATACATTATATAAAATCTCAGGCCAAAGCTCCTTTTTACGCTTTGAGGAAATAGAAGAGCAAATTCGTCAAGTCGAGAAACAGGTTGTTTCAGGAGAAGAGCAAGATGGATTTGACTACAAAATTGCGCAACTTGAAAAGCGTTTACAACAATCTGTATAA